The DNA segment TTACCGCATAGCGTATCATCGCTGCGGCTACCCTGCCTTTGCCTATCCCTGTTTGGTCGCCGATAATAATGCCTTGGTTGCGCTGCTCAACGTTGAAAATAGATAAGGCAACCGCGTCGGTTTGTTCGGCACTTAACGCATGGGTAAGTTCTTGGGCGGTTTTATACCCTAACTTCTTACGGACAAATTCGTCCACATCCCCTACGGCCTGTTTTAGCAGTTCCAATGCCTGCTGTATTTCCGTGCCCATACTGTCGGGGGTATCTACATTCAGCCGTTTGTTTTTAGAAGCGGGGATATAGGGCATCCCTAAGCCGTTGTCTAAAAGCAGTTTTATTTTTTTGGCCTGTGCTTTGAGCCTTGTAAGTTCGTCGTTGGTGTGCATTGCTGAATCGGAGTTTTGTAATTGGGTGATGCGCCCGTACAGCTCCTCAAAAGAATTAATAGCTGTATCGGTGGATTTTTTAAGGGGGGCAACCCCTTCGGGTTGGGCTTTTCTGCCGTTTATCAAAATCAATCGGCTGTTAAACCCTGTCCCCTGACGGGAATAGAGGGCTTTACCATTGATTAATAAAATATCTTCAACGTGGTAAAAGTGGTAGAGGAAGTTGAGGAAAATGCGGTTTTTGCCGGATTGCACCCTGCCGAAATTGTCCCAACGGGTATGACCACCGATAATAATGGCAGCTTTGCCACTATCATTCATGGCAGCCAGTGCATTAATGGCTAACAGGTGGTCGAGGTCGTAAATGAGATACCCTTCTCTTTTTACGGGGGCGGGCAACGTGCCGAAGGGCGGGTTAGTAAGCACCGCATCATACTTTTGGGGCAATACCCATTCTTGGGCATCTATTCGGTAAATTTCCCCGTACTTTTCTTGGGCAAGGTTGTCCAGCCGAACAGGGTCTAATTCGTTAACGGTAAAGTGTTCGGGCTGCCCCGCAATGGTAAGCATCCCGTTTCCTGCGGTGGGTTCTAAGTAAGTGCCTTTTTTATCAATGCCGCAATACCGTCCCATTAAATACGCAATGGGGGCGGGGGTCGAATATTGCTGCAACAAAATACTCTGTGAGGTGCGGTGGGAAAGGTTGTTTTGCCGCTGGTAAAGGGCAACGATTTGCTCAAACGCTTCTTTTTGCGTTGCGCCTTTTTGGTGGGCAAGTTTTCTTGCAATACCTACTAAAGCCAGTTCGGTCAGTTCTTTGATTAAATTTTTGTCCTGAATACCGAATTGCCCTGCAAGGGTATTGACTTCTTTGTTGGTAAGCCGCTCCCCTGAATGCAGCCGTTTGGCAATGGCCATCACAAACCCTTTTTTATTCATGGGTGGTTTACTTTTTTTTCTGTTTAATCTTTTTATACACCGCCCTTGCTACTAATGCCAATGCAATCGCACTGACTAAACTAACCCCTACAACGGCGTTGTTAAGGTTGTATTTAGCGACCACTTGGGTGAGGGACAGCATTTTACCGTTGCCCCTCCATACGCGGTTTTCCCATCCGTTTTTGTTGGCTTGGTAATTGGATAGGCTGCGTAAATAGGCCAGCCTGCGTTGTACCAAAAGGTCAAAAAGTCTGGGGTTGGCTTGGTTGTCTTTGTTGATTAGGCCGGCACGTTGGGCATAAGTGCCTGTTTTGTACCCCAAGCTGCTATACCCTCCACCGCCCCAAACTGAGTCGGCAAGCAGCATCTTTATTGCGGGGTTGTTTACTTTGTCAATTCCGTAGAACTTCCAGTAAATTTCATAGGCTACCCGTTTGGCTTGGGCTTCGGTAAGCTGTCGAAGGGTGGTTTCGTTGCCTGGTATCCCGAACAATTTGGGTGCCCATTCCCGCCATACGGCAATGGTTACCCCTCGGTTGGTCAAACCGCCGGGGTCGTCGCGCAAGGGTCGGTCAGCAATACCCCCTTCCCATTCCTTGAGTATGTACTCGTTCCATAATTCAAAAACGGCGTCCATCGGCTATAATACATTGGCTAAAGTAGGATGGGTAAATGATGTAAGCCCTTGTAATGATGGGTTGTAAGGGGCATCGGTCAGCCGTGAAGGGGCGAGCCATACTTCGCGGTTCAGCAGCGGGTTGGGGGCATTGGTAAACAATTGGGGGTGGGTGATTTTAACCTTTATTAAGGGCACTTGTCCCAATTTATCGGGTTCGGTCAGGCGCATCACATCCGAAATTGTCCCCAAAGGGCGGATGGCATCCGAAGGGCGTACATAAAAATCCCCCGATTGGCCTTTTTTAGCCCGCCAAGAGTTAATATCCCACCACCCGTTGTCTAAGTACCCTATGTTTTCTTTGCCCGTGTAAGTGGAATAAACGGGTCGGCCAATGGCAAGGCGGGGATTGGGGTATTTTACTTTCCCCAAATTTGCACCCATCCATTGGTTGAGGTAGTTTACATAAGCGGTATTATCAGGCTTTTGGGTAGGGCTTTGCCACAATCCCGTGGGCTTAAAAATTTCCCGCATCCGCTCCAAATGCTCTTTGGTCAATATGTTGTCGAACCATTCAAACAAGGTGCCCCCGTCGGGCAAACTAATCAGGTTGAATATTTTTAAGCTGCGCACACCAAAGTCCTTCACTACCTGTTTTAACTCCTCAGCGTTCAGCCCGCTGACTATGGAAAACAAGGCGGATGAATTGTAAGTGAAGATGTTGGCAACGGGAATACGCTTTGACAATTCGTTGTATAGTTGGTCGGCAGCGGACTTGTATTTGAAACTGTCGTTGGCCAGCTTCTTGGTGTCCACTGCAATACGTTTTACCTGTTCTTCCTGAAACTCGTCCGTGCCGGGGGTAGTGGCCAGCTCTTTTTTCTTAAAGAAGTTAAAAACCGCCCAGCCGCCCAATAAGGCGGCAAGGCCGATACCGATGTCCTTTATCCCTTGTGAGTTCATCAATTACTTTTTAATGCCGAGGGCAAAACGGATTTTACCCTGATTGTTCATGATTTTTTCCTCCACGTTGGGGGCTTTTGCCCATTCTGCCAATACTGCAAGGGCGTTATTGGAGAAGCCGTCTGATAAAGATTGTAATGACCGTGCGCGGTTGTTTTGTGCAACAAGGTCGGTTTCTTTGGTGTTGATGATGAGTTGTGCCATTTTTTAGGGGTTAGTGATTAGGGGTTGGGGATTGGGGATTGGTGGTTTGTGGTCAGTGGTCGGTAGTATTGCTATTGGCGGTTGGCCTTTAGCTGTTAGCTTCTCTTTGCTAAGGGCTAATAACCCAAAGCCTAAAACTGACTACTGACAGCCGACTACTGACAACTGTCCGTTTACAGCGGTGGAGTATTGACCGTTGACTGTTGAGTACCTTCGGTAGGTGTATTCATCCAGTTGTAGATGTATTTGGCCATTTCCTTGTCTTGGGTAAGTTTATCAAGGGCAAGGGCTACGTAAGCAAAATGCTCTCGGTCGTTGGTGGCCATTTGAACCAGTTGGTGGGTAGCGTCGGTGATGGCCTTTTGGATTTCAGGGTCGTTGACCGTTTCAATACCGTTGGTTTTACCTCCTGAATTGAAACTATCCACGATTTTATCCAACAGGGTTTGCAAATAGGGGTTCTTCTCAATGGTATCGGCAAAACCGTCCAAGCCTGTTTTTGAGGCTTTTTCCATGTCCAATTCCCGTTTTTGCAATTCCACCTCTTTTTTCATGTCGGCCAGTTGCAAATCGTTCTTTACGCGGTTCAGCTCGCGGGTAGCCTCGTCTAATTCGGTGCGCAGCTTACGGTTTTTGTCGGCTTCTTCGTTGTACCATTTTTCGTACTGTTTGGCCAAAAGGGCTTCGTGACCGGTATATACCAACCCCTGAAAAGCACCGCCGAGCGGTACTCCGTGCGTTATGGGGGCGGGGGTGGTTGCGCTGCCGTTGTTGGTGTAATCAAACTGTCCTTCTTTGATAAAAGAGGTACCGTTAGCTTTGAAATACTCTACGGAGCATTTGCCGATACCCAATTGGGACAGTACACTTTGTACATAGCTTTCAGGGGTTTGCCCTGACTGTATAATTTCTTCATACTTCTTGCGGGGGGTGATGGGTTTTCCGTTCACTGCCACACGAAGGGCTTTGCCGTAGCTGATTTGTTGAAAGTTCATGGGCGGTCTTGTTTATTTTGCAGTGAAACCTGTATCTCTATCAGCTTGTCGTAAATGGCTTGGTTGGATTGCTTCAGCTCGCGGTAATGCTCCTCTTCGGTGCGCCGTGTTTCTTCCAATCGGCGTTCGGTTTCCGATATGGCAGTGTCCTGCCGTGCTACCGATATTTTCATGTCCACCCATGCTCCCCCGCACAGGGTTACTGTGGAGGTAACAATAGTGATGGCTTGTTTTAAGGTGAGTTGTTTATCAAACATGGTATTAGTCAAGGGGGATAAATTCCGTGTTTACTTTTTGGATGGTTACTTGTAAAATGTCGGTTTCGTTCAGGTCGTTGAGGTTGTAGATTATCACGGCGTATTTTCCGGTATCGGTAAGGGCAACAGGGTACATATACTGGGTTGCAGCATCCTCAACGGTAAGCGGGGTGAGGCAGCTTTGTGAAAAGGCCGCAGCTTCATTGAGAGAGTCAAAGCGCACTGCTGTATAGTATTTATATTCCATAGGCTTTACGGGTGTTTTGGGTGATAAATGAAATTTCAGCAGGGGTGAGTAACCTGTCCCAAAGAATAGCTTCGGATATTCCGCTGTTAACTATCGCAGTATAAGGACTCCACACCCTCGGCACTGTGACGGGTTGGGTCAACGGGGCGGGGAACGGCCCTGTTTGGAACGATGCCGCCATCGGGCTTGTTAAGCCGTCCACATAAACTGTCACCCTGTCCGTCCACGATGTGTTTACCGTGCCGTCATAGCAAAAAAGTACATGGTGCGGTCGGGTATTGTCAAAAACACTTACCGTTGACATATTAACGGTGGCATTTAAGTCGCCGCCGACAAACCCTGCTTTGTAACCGTTACCCGAACCTACCACCCTTAGTATCAATCCGCGTATCAGGTCGTTATTGGAGGCGATGTGGTAAAACATCGCAAAATCAGCCCCTGCGGTGATATTGGTTTTCACCACAAAATGAAAAGAGAACTGTTTGTTCACTCCAAAGAGGTAATTGCCCGTTGAGGCTGGATATACCCATTGGTAATCCGATAAGGGCTTTCCTGCAAAGGCACTTCGGTTGCCTGTATAACCGAAGCGTAACAAGAATTGGTTAGCAGCGGTATTTTGAGTTAAATGGGCAGCTCCGCTTTGGTCGTACCACCGCACCCCCGCACCGTCCGCTCCCGAAAGCCACCCTTGCAACCCGCTCCCGTCCGATACCGCCGCCTGCGGGGTGATAAAGCCTCCGTAGGGGGTGGTAATTTCGGTTTCTGAATTGTCGGATGCTCTTCGGATACGGGCGTAATTGCCTGCATAGCCTTGTGAGAGCTTGCGTACCGATACCGCCATTTTTGCACCCTGTGCCCTGTCAAGGATATATCCTTCCCCCGAACCTATGGCAGCACCATAGGTGTTATAAGCGGTCGTATTGGGGGTATTTCCGAAGGGGGTTTGCATCTTTTGGTGGTTAGTGGTTGGTTGGTTGTTGCTGGTTGTTAGTGGTTAGTTATTGGTGATTAGTGTTTAGGATAATGGGGCAACGGACTACTGACCACTGACCTCTGACTACCGACTATCAACAAGGGTCTGTTATCCGAAACGCCCTCACTGTAATGTTTTTAGAACCTGCTGCGGTTGACCAAATAAGGCGCACCATGCCTGTGTAATAGTGGTTTTCAAAGTAGGGGAATACCCTCTCTTGTCCGGGAGTGAGTAAGGTGTTATCGTTTAAGGTTACGTTGACCGTTCCTGTGTTTTCGACACTGTATCCCGAATACCCTTCGTGCGGAAAGCTGTCGTTATCGCCCGTGTATTTGTAGTCTTCCCAATTTACCATAGCCCTTAACTGCGTTGGTCAAATACCATATCCAAATTCAGTGCGCCGACAAGGTTCTCTACGATGGTTACCGATACGGTGTATTGGTAGCCTTGAGCGATAATGCCACCGTCTCCTAAGTAGAGCATCCGTTCATTAATGGGGATGGCTGTGTCCACTACCCAAAAGGCACGGTTGCACACGTCAATTACCACGTCACCGCCGTTGGTCGGTTTTAACCCGATGCGGTATATATCGGCAGCATTGCGCTTGTTTTCAGCAATTGCCACCGAAGTAATCAACTGCATATCCTTGTCGGCGGTGAACGTGTAGGAGTATGTACCTGCCGCCGTTGCGGCAGCCAAACTGATATTTAAAGTCTTTAATCGTCTCATTGGGTGGTTAATGAAAGGGGGCGGCTTGCACCGCCCCCCTTGGGGTTATGGCAGGTTATACAGCAGAGGTTTTGCGTAATTGGGCGGCAGTTCCGATGATTTTTAACTCAATACATGAATCAGCAACCAACGATGCTCCCGTAAGAGGAGGAATGATAACTCCTGAAAGGGTCTCATCCGGCATCAATAACTTCGGGTTGTCCAACGTCAGCGCATCTAACAAATGGCCGCCTTCTGTAATTTGGTTGGTATCGGCAAAAAAGGTCTCTACCTGTTCGTTTAACAGTCTGCGCGAGCCTTGCCACAATTCAAAACGGCTGTTTTGCAACAGGTAAGGCACTAACAGGGCTTGCTCTGCCGCTGCGGCGGTAACATTAAAGGCGTACTTGCGGCTTTTATACACCCCTGTTTCGGGTAAACCTGCGGTTTCGGCATACGCCAAACGAACCGCTCCGATGGCAAAAGGCATCTTGCCCGGCAAAATACCTTGGTGCAAATCGGTGCGGCCTTCGGTTTTGGCAAGCGTGGTATCGATAATATTTACCGTTGCATTGGCAGAGGCAGCCATTACTCCTAATTTGTAGCGCACTTTAAAACTCATATCGATAAACTCGATATTGCCCGCCTCAAATTGGCGTTTTACATCTTCGCCAGCCTTGCCTTTAATTATCTGGTCAAGCAGGAATTGTGAAATCCCTGCGGAAAAATTGGGGTTGCGTCGTATTACACTCATTGGTTGTTGTTGGTTGTTAGTAGTTAGGGGTTGGGGATTGGTCAACGGTATTGCCGTGGACAATGGACTATTGACTGATTAGCGTACTTCTGACATTACGTCAATGGCCTCCACGTAGCCGTTAATGGGTTTTGCGGTTAGTACGTTGTTGGAGGGTTCGGGTTCGTAGTAGTTGGTGGTGTAATAATTACCCAAACCCATCATTGAAGCCATCGGGTCGTTGTTGTAACTGGGCACTTCGCCCATACCGTTAATGGTAGGCATAGTGGCTTTGAATTTCTCCAAAAGTTCGGGGGAGATAAAGCCACGCAAACGGCCTAAACCGCTCATAATGGAAAGTTTTTCTACACCGTATTGCATAGATTTAAGGCCGCCCACTACTGCCGCACCTACGGAAGTACCTTGTAAAAAACTACCTAATTTATCGGTTGATTTGGGCGGGTTAACGAAGTAATAAACAATCCCTGCCACTCCGCCTGCCAAAATTGCTAAGGGAACGGCCAAGCCTTTTTGGGCGTTCATTCTTTTATCTATCTGGTTGGCAATTACAAGGCCGCTTGTGCCGCCCAAAATCTGTAAGCCGACCTGTTTTAACACCGTTGGATTGGTGTAGGCTTTTAGTGAAGTTGATGTACTCATTATGGTTGTGTTGGATTAGAAAGTGATGGAGGAAGTTTTGCCTGATTTGTTGCGTTTTTTGGAGTGGCTTTTTTTGGTTTTGCCCTGCAAACCGTTCAGCCCGCCTTTCTTTTTCTTGGTGGCTGCATACAGCAGCACCAATCCTGTGGCAACCCCCGCACCGATTAAAAGGGTTTTATTATTGCCGCTGCCGCTATTAGCGGCAGGTTGGTTTTGGTAGTTCGGGTTAACCCCCGTAGGGGCATCGTAACTGGTTTGTTGGGAATAATTGGGGTTTACGCCCGTTGGGGCAGGGTAAGAAGGGACAGTAGCAGGTAAGGAAACAGGATAAGGCAAAGGAAGGTTGGTTTGCGGGGTTATTAATGCCGCTGGGCTGTCTCCTTTATTTACGAATGTTTGGACAATATCCTTTCCCTGATTAACTACCTGTACCCCTTTGCTGATTGCGTCCAAAATCGGTTTAACTATGGCAAGCACAGCCCCCGCAGAAGCGGTTAACGACGCGACGGTGACAGGTTCGCCTGCTAATCCGCGTAACCCGAAAAGAAAAGGCTTGTTTGCCCCTGTATTAATGGCACTGGTGAAGTTGGAAAAGTTACCTCCTAAGTCGCCTTCCCATACCCGTTTCATACGGTCGGCAATAGCGGGGTCGGACAATCCTTTTTTGAAATCAGAAGCCAATCCCCGAACGTTCAGCTCCACCAATGCCAAAAAGGCTTTACGGGGGATGAATAACACCCCTTCGCGCCCATAGTCAATGGCTTTGTCAATTAATTGTTTGGCTTGGTCAATGGTTTGGTTGACTAATTTTTTAGGGTCGGTAACGGCCGTTTGAACCACTGTTTTTACTTCACTCACCACTTTTTTAGCGGCATTGGATACGTTTTGAAAAAAACCGTTCATCGGTACCCCGTTCATCCCCGTGTACAGGGTGTGGTCAAGCTGTGCAAGCCTGTTTAGCACATCCTGCCTTCGTGGGGTGTACCACGCATCCAAGGCTTGGGTAATTAAGGGAATAGCGGCAGAGGGATTAATGCCCGCCTTATAGTAAGATTGCGGATTGTTTTGCATGGCCGCCCTTGTGGCAGACAGCTTTTGGTACAGGTCGTCAAGTCCCGTTAGGGGAATGCCCTGTAAAGAGGTGGTGAAATTGGTCATTGGATAATCGTGATAAGCGGTGATATGTTGGGGTTCTTCATCAAAGGTGTCCAGCACGGGGTCAACCACCGTATAGCGGTATTTGTCGCGGAAAGGCTCAAGGCTGCCTTTTTGATGGGGAACTATGACGTAGATGTGATGGTAGGCGGTGGCTTTGCCAACGGCTATAATGCGCAGGTGGTGAGGAATGGATAGGTTGGTAAGTACCGTGGAAATAAAGTAGGAAAAGCAGTCGCAATCCACCCCGTTACGGGCTTCTTTTACCACCCTTGCAGGACGGCGCAATTCCTCACGGCCTGCCCTGTCTTGTTTGTATTGCACGTGGTCTATCAGCCATTGGTACAACCGCCTGCATATCTCTTTTACTCCCTGTGCCGTTTGGGGGGCCAACCCCTTTGAAACGATTTCTTTTGCGAATTTTTGAGTGTCGGTTTTGTACTTGCGGACTTTTTGGTCTATCAGCTCCAGTACTTTACCAGTTCGGATGTATTCGCCTTTATTGTAGGGTTCGTCGTCCCCCAACGGAGTAGGGAAATACCCCAAATACGGGGTAATGTCTTTTAAAGTTCGGTGGGTAGCTGCGGTAAGCCCCAAACCGTTTAAAAAATAAACAGGGACTTGGGTCTCATAGCGGGGGTCAAGGTTTGGGCCTATCATAAAACGTCCCCCATTTTATTAGTGATTGTAATGCCTGCGGATTGCAGCGGTTGTAGCCTGTTTACCGAAGGGTTGCCTAAGCCTATAAGTTTTAACAGGCTTTTGATGGCCGTAAAGGCCACAGGGGGAATAAAGTCATTAATGGTAATGTGGTAGGGAATACTCAAAGGGATAATACCGAAATTGAATTTTAGCAGCACCTTTATCGGGGTAGTAGGCTGTACGGCCGCTAATGCCATTGCGTCTAATTCCAAGTCAAACCGCAAATCGTTCCGCTTGTCTTTAAGTAATTGGGCGGTCTCTACCAAGCGGGGACTAATGCCGAGCGGCACAAAATTCCCTTTATTGTCTTTGTAGGATACCTCTATGCGAAGGCGTTTTAGGTTCAGCAGTTGACCTGAATAGTTATAAATAATTGCAGGAATGGTAACCCCGATAAACCGTGTGCGCAAGATGCCGTAAACGTGGGGAATACCAAAGGTGGTGTTTAAGTTGTTGTACACCCTTGACAGGCGCAGGGCGGTATAGCCGATAGCTGATACCGCTCCGACTGCGGCTAATTTCATAAGTCCTGTCATCTTTACTCGTAATGGTAGAGCAAAGGTGCAGGAGGCGGAAATTATGGGTTACAAGTAATCCTTGAATTTTAATTAATATTCAAATAATTGAAGTTAAATTAAAATTTTTTATATTTGATAACCTATGAAGCTAATTGTACTATCATTCTTTTTAGCCATTTGCATTTATTCAAAGTCGCAACCGGATTCCTCAGAGGTTTGGGATGCTCCTGTGTACGATTCTAAACGTGGGTCGGAACCGTTTGAACAATTGAAGGGAGAGTCCAGCGGGATTAAGCAAAAAGTTATGAGTTTTAAAGAATTGAGCAACCAATATGAAAATTCCGATAAAAGTATCACCACCTCCATTGCATACTTTAAATTTATCTCAATATGTTCCCCATTATTAAGTCAGATTACAACAGATTACTTATACCTGACCAGCTTGGAAACAGACTCCATTAGCCACAAGAACTATGAGTTTCATTATTCAGTCGTTTTAAATGCAATCAGCAAGGTAATAGCAAGTGAAACTGACACGTCAATTGTTAATTCATCATTCCGGATTATTCAATTTGAAAAAGAGAACTTTAATAAATTCAAAGAGCTTGTGGAAACCCCATTTGAATTTATTGTTAGAAATAAACAAAATATATTATTGGACAATTTGACTATAAAGTTCTTCGATTATTGTAGCGGAATTTGTTTATGTGTAAGGACTTTAGATGACACATTCAGGGGTGTTGCAAACTTCTCAAAGGGGAAATACAACATTACCTTAAGAGGGGGGGTGTACTGCATTCAAATGTTAAGGGAAACTACGGAAATCTATCATAATTTTTACAGACACGAGATTAAAAAGAAACAAAATACTGGACAAACTGAGCGAGTTAGCAGCGGTCAGGGAACTAATATCTATGAATACAATTTAGTGAGTGAATGATTTGTCAAACCATTTTAGTATGCCATCAATTTCAACGTCATTAAGAGAAAACTGGACAACCCTTGCCCAATGGGGTGTTTTTTTTGTATCCATTTTTTCTGGGTTTTTAATTGACCTCCCTATT comes from the Bacteroidota bacterium genome and includes:
- a CDS encoding LamG domain-containing protein, giving the protein MQTPFGNTPNTTAYNTYGAAIGSGEGYILDRAQGAKMAVSVRKLSQGYAGNYARIRRASDNSETEITTPYGGFITPQAAVSDGSGLQGWLSGADGAGVRWYDQSGAAHLTQNTAANQFLLRFGYTGNRSAFAGKPLSDYQWVYPASTGNYLFGVNKQFSFHFVVKTNITAGADFAMFYHIASNNDLIRGLILRVVGSGNGYKAGFVGGDLNATVNMSTVSVFDNTRPHHVLFCYDGTVNTSWTDRVTVYVDGLTSPMAASFQTGPFPAPLTQPVTVPRVWSPYTAIVNSGISEAILWDRLLTPAEISFITQNTRKAYGI